The Peribacillus sp. FSL E2-0218 genome contains a region encoding:
- a CDS encoding styrene monooxygenase/indole monooxygenase family protein — protein MKKSICIIGSGIAGLHLAYALKDEFDITVIERRTPEEIKEGRIMSTQVHFGSTRIREGRFNMPNWGEQSEIESIHITIGNQKLFAGMLQKPALSIDQRLHYARSMKDLAKKGVSFRLEKVDKENVEALVEGFDLIIDCTGKNGPLFPFPIESELSPFLAPQRKCIVGYFTGIKANDPPGIGVTVLPGVGEMFEIPAITEQGPVTILFIMAIPNTELDVCKGVKNASEFTHAMSGAVQQFFPDVYERLDPEKFKLCDRNGFLLTAVTPVIRKPYLMVHDKLVVGCGDSVFLNDPITGQGCNLSSFCAEQLYETLIEWKHSKWDRELGESYWKRTKPFVKEVTAWTNAMTEPLPEHVVQLLLQGSQDQVKANEVAQWFADPTKAFEAFFSRLNV, from the coding sequence TTGAAAAAGAGCATCTGCATCATTGGCAGTGGGATTGCCGGGCTGCACCTGGCTTATGCACTAAAGGACGAATTTGATATCACCGTCATTGAACGCCGTACACCAGAGGAAATCAAAGAAGGACGCATCATGTCCACACAGGTTCATTTTGGATCGACAAGGATACGCGAAGGACGCTTCAATATGCCGAACTGGGGAGAACAATCAGAGATCGAAAGCATCCATATTACAATCGGAAATCAAAAACTATTTGCCGGGATGTTGCAGAAACCGGCATTATCTATTGATCAACGCTTGCATTACGCTCGTTCAATGAAAGACCTTGCAAAAAAAGGGGTTTCCTTCCGTCTGGAAAAGGTGGACAAGGAAAATGTCGAAGCGTTGGTTGAAGGGTTTGATTTAATCATTGATTGTACCGGGAAAAATGGACCTCTATTTCCGTTTCCAATTGAATCGGAGCTGTCTCCTTTTCTAGCTCCGCAGCGAAAATGCATTGTAGGCTATTTCACAGGCATAAAAGCAAATGACCCTCCGGGGATAGGAGTAACGGTTCTTCCTGGAGTGGGTGAAATGTTTGAAATTCCTGCAATAACCGAACAGGGCCCTGTAACGATTTTATTCATCATGGCAATTCCGAACACTGAGCTGGATGTATGTAAAGGGGTGAAGAATGCCTCGGAATTCACTCATGCAATGAGCGGGGCAGTCCAACAGTTCTTTCCTGACGTTTATGAGCGCCTTGATCCGGAAAAATTTAAGTTATGTGACAGAAATGGCTTTCTTCTAACAGCGGTAACGCCCGTTATACGAAAGCCATATCTCATGGTTCATGATAAGCTGGTTGTTGGCTGCGGGGACAGCGTGTTTTTAAACGATCCGATTACGGGTCAAGGCTGTAATCTCTCTTCTTTTTGTGCGGAGCAATTGTATGAAACCCTCATTGAATGGAAACATTCCAAGTGGGACAGGGAATTGGGCGAGTCTTATTGGAAACGTACGAAACCATTTGTAAAAGAAGTAACGGCATGGACAAATGCCATGACTGAGCCATTGCCTGAGCATGTAGTTCAATTGCTGCTGCAGGGTTCACAGGACCAGGTCAAAGCAAATGAAGTTGCTCAATGGTTCGCGGATCCGACTAAAGCCTTTGAAGCGTTTTTTTCAAGACTGAACGTTTAG
- a CDS encoding 2OG-Fe(II) oxygenase, with the protein MTIDTSKEQTIFNHIGNKIKTEDRVINIIARMEEPLILILGNVLSDGECDELIRLSKDKLHRSKIGNAREVNEMRTSSSMFFQENENDTIAKIEKRISTIMNIPREHGDGIQILKYTPGQEYKAHFDFFTSKETKNNRISTLVMYLNDVEHGGETFFPKLNLSISPHKGMAVYFEYFYNDHELNERTLHGGAPVIADEKWVATQWMRKQKKITF; encoded by the coding sequence TTGACAATTGATACCAGTAAAGAACAGACCATCTTTAACCACATTGGAAATAAAATCAAAACAGAAGATAGAGTAATCAATATCATTGCTAGAATGGAAGAACCGTTAATTCTAATATTGGGAAATGTTTTGAGCGACGGGGAATGTGACGAACTGATCCGGCTGTCAAAAGACAAATTGCATCGTTCCAAAATTGGAAATGCTCGCGAAGTAAATGAGATGAGGACAAGCAGCAGCATGTTTTTTCAAGAAAATGAAAATGACACCATCGCCAAGATTGAAAAAAGAATATCGACCATCATGAATATCCCTCGTGAACATGGGGATGGCATTCAAATCCTTAAATATACTCCTGGTCAAGAATATAAAGCTCACTTTGATTTTTTCACAAGTAAAGAGACTAAGAATAATCGAATCAGCACACTTGTCATGTATTTAAATGATGTGGAGCATGGGGGAGAAACATTTTTCCCTAAACTGAATTTGTCCATATCACCGCATAAGGGAATGGCGGTCTATTTCGAGTATTTCTATAATGACCATGAATTGAACGAACGGACGTTACACGGCGGCGCACCGGTTATCGCCGATGAAAAATGGGTGGCGACTCAATGGATGAGAAAACAAAAAAAAATAACGTTTTGA
- a CDS encoding alpha/beta-type small acid-soluble spore protein, with the protein MAKNNNSNQLVVSGAEQALEQMKYEIASEFGVNLGPDTTSRANGSVGGEITKRLVQMAEQQLGGRTR; encoded by the coding sequence ATGGCTAAGAACAACAACAGCAATCAATTGGTAGTTAGTGGTGCAGAACAAGCTCTAGAACAAATGAAATACGAAATCGCAAGTGAATTTGGCGTTAACCTTGGTCCTGATACAACATCCCGCGCAAATGGCTCTGTTGGTGGAGAAATCACGAAACGTTTAGTGCAAATGGCTGAGCAGCAATTAGGCGGAAGAACTCGTTAA
- a CDS encoding aldehyde dehydrogenase family protein, which translates to MRNYTQQYINGEWVDSTGSETIDVINPATEEVIGKIISGTKEDVDRAVEAARAAFPAFSRMSREERIKLLENIAKEYENRKDDLVSVMTEELGSPVTRSEQVQYEMGLQHFKKAAENLKTFEFTEQRGDTLIQKEAIGVAGLITPWNFPANQVCTKLASAFAAGSTVVLKPAALTPLTAIILAEIFESAGMPKGAFNLVNGSGSTIGEAISSHPGIDFVSFTGSGSVGSKIMENAAQDIKKVSLELGGKSPLVILKDANVKEAARTAVLNVAMNTGQVCTAATRTIIPKSMHDEFIKAIKEVLPEFPVGDPQDKATFMGPQVSEGQWKTVQSYIEKGKDEGAVLVAGGTGKPEGLDKGYFTKITVFTDVKSDMTIAKEEIFGPVMSILTYETIDEAIEIANDTIYGLAGYVFGEDAAELRKVASNIRAGQITVNNAKIDYSAPFGGFKQSGIGREWGDYGMEEFLEPKAILGMPS; encoded by the coding sequence ATGCGTAATTATACACAACAGTACATTAATGGTGAGTGGGTTGATTCCACAGGATCGGAAACGATTGATGTTATCAATCCAGCTACGGAAGAAGTCATTGGCAAGATCATTTCGGGAACAAAGGAGGATGTCGATCGCGCTGTCGAAGCGGCTCGTGCAGCATTTCCTGCATTTTCTAGAATGTCGAGAGAAGAGAGGATCAAGCTTCTGGAGAATATCGCAAAAGAATATGAAAATCGGAAGGATGATCTTGTCAGCGTCATGACAGAAGAGTTAGGCTCCCCTGTTACACGAAGTGAACAAGTGCAGTATGAGATGGGCTTGCAGCATTTTAAAAAAGCGGCTGAAAACCTGAAAACATTCGAATTCACCGAACAGCGTGGAGACACACTCATTCAAAAAGAGGCAATTGGTGTTGCTGGGCTCATCACACCTTGGAATTTTCCTGCCAACCAAGTTTGTACGAAATTGGCGAGTGCATTTGCGGCAGGAAGCACAGTCGTCCTCAAGCCGGCTGCCTTGACGCCACTGACGGCAATCATTCTCGCGGAAATATTTGAAAGTGCTGGAATGCCAAAAGGTGCATTCAATTTAGTGAATGGCTCTGGTTCCACCATTGGGGAAGCGATCAGCTCCCACCCTGGTATCGATTTTGTCTCGTTTACTGGTTCTGGAAGCGTTGGTTCGAAAATCATGGAAAACGCCGCTCAGGATATAAAGAAAGTATCACTCGAACTTGGCGGGAAATCACCATTAGTGATTTTAAAAGACGCCAATGTAAAAGAAGCGGCACGAACGGCTGTCTTGAATGTCGCGATGAATACAGGACAGGTTTGTACGGCTGCCACGAGGACCATCATTCCCAAATCGATGCATGATGAGTTCATTAAAGCGATAAAAGAGGTGCTCCCGGAATTTCCTGTAGGAGATCCGCAAGATAAGGCCACCTTCATGGGACCGCAAGTATCGGAGGGACAGTGGAAAACGGTCCAATCCTATATTGAAAAAGGTAAGGATGAAGGCGCGGTCCTTGTTGCTGGTGGCACGGGAAAACCAGAAGGACTTGATAAAGGTTACTTCACGAAGATTACGGTTTTCACTGATGTGAAAAGTGATATGACCATAGCAAAAGAAGAAATATTCGGTCCTGTCATGTCGATTCTTACGTACGAAACCATTGATGAAGCGATTGAGATCGCCAATGATACGATATATGGTTTAGCAGGATATGTTTTTGGTGAGGATGCTGCCGAATTGAGAAAAGTGGCTTCAAATATTCGTGCTGGGCAAATCACGGTCAACAATGCCAAAATAGACTATTCAGCGCCATTTGGCGGATTCAAGCAATCAGGCATCGGTCGTGAATGGGGAGATTACGGAATGGAAGAATTTCTTGAGCCAAAAGCCATTCTAGGCATGCCTTCTTGA
- a CDS encoding carbohydrate kinase, with protein MKKIFCIGEALIDFIPVQKQKSLKTVSCFERVAGGAPMNVAIAIAKYGGNSVMLSKIANDHFGDHLLDVLQENDVDTSYIVRSDEGETGLAYVSIDAAGERSFSFYRKNAADLLLSPEEVKDEWFNGGDFLHFCSVDLVESPMKQTHRKVINAFREIGGIVSFDLNVRLPLWPDEASCRQTIQDFLPLADIVKVSEEELTFVTDTNMEKAAIDTLFVGNVNVVIYTKGSKGASIYLKNGELYEDPGFSVTVSDTTGAGDAFMGGFLSELVSLDITNGNLRQRVREHHQRLLTFANASGALTASVKGAIQEAPGKRHILTFIATQRTKNESR; from the coding sequence TTGAAAAAAATATTTTGTATCGGTGAGGCATTAATTGATTTCATTCCTGTTCAAAAGCAAAAATCATTAAAAACTGTGTCTTGTTTTGAACGTGTCGCAGGCGGAGCTCCGATGAATGTGGCCATCGCGATTGCAAAGTATGGAGGGAATTCCGTCATGCTTTCCAAAATCGCCAATGATCATTTTGGCGACCATTTACTGGACGTGCTGCAAGAAAACGACGTAGATACCTCGTATATCGTGCGAAGTGATGAAGGGGAAACTGGATTGGCCTATGTATCGATCGATGCGGCAGGAGAAAGAAGCTTTAGTTTTTACCGGAAAAATGCAGCGGATTTATTGCTGTCTCCTGAAGAAGTAAAAGACGAATGGTTTAATGGAGGTGACTTTCTTCACTTTTGCTCTGTTGATTTGGTTGAGAGCCCGATGAAGCAAACACATAGGAAAGTCATCAATGCTTTTCGCGAAATTGGCGGCATCGTTAGCTTTGACCTTAACGTACGGCTTCCGTTATGGCCTGATGAAGCAAGCTGCCGCCAAACGATCCAAGACTTTTTGCCTCTTGCTGATATCGTTAAAGTATCCGAGGAAGAACTAACTTTCGTAACGGATACGAATATGGAAAAAGCGGCGATTGACACTCTTTTTGTCGGGAACGTGAACGTCGTCATTTATACTAAAGGCAGTAAAGGCGCGAGCATCTATTTAAAGAATGGCGAGTTATACGAAGACCCAGGATTTTCCGTGACTGTTTCAGATACAACAGGGGCGGGTGATGCATTCATGGGTGGATTTTTATCGGAGCTGGTTTCTTTGGATATTACAAACGGAAATCTTCGTCAGCGAGTCAGGGAACACCATCAGCGATTACTTACATTTGCCAATGCAAGTGGGGCACTGACGGCCTCCGTCAAAGGAGCGATACAGGAAGCCCCCGGTAAACGTCATATATTGACTTTCATTGCCACTCAACGTACCAAAAACGAATCTCGATGA
- a CDS encoding sucrose-6-phosphate hydrolase yields MLQKSSTNRAEEALSEAKGKMNDRYRLGYHIMAPANWINDPNGLVYYKGEYHVFYQHNPLDENWGPMHWGHVKSKDLVHWEHLPIALTPGDACDTDGCFSGSAVDNDGELTLVYTGHHYTDKEKDIFYQNQNIAVSKDGITFEKASENPVIDHPPADSAHHFRDPKVWKHDDTWYMVLGNATQDKVGRAILYRSPDLRHWDYRGVLAQSDGTLGYMWECPDFFELNGKHILMISPQGIEAEGDAYNNLFQTGYLVGDYDYDTNEFSHGPFTELDHGHDFYAVQTLLDDEGRRVAIGWMDMWESNMPTKADGWCGALTLPREITLGDQLEILMNPVEEITLLRETEHNECKKRPILENYLIDTKEDLIEVKAVFDLTDANARSVGLKVRGVEQEELILSYDVEEGQLTLDCSKFGKMKDGVRKAPLNAKDLLSLRIFLDRSSIEVFANNGQTSMTSRIYPKEERLGIELFTVNGAVQIDELTYWTLQDTWK; encoded by the coding sequence ATGTTACAGAAAAGTAGTACGAACCGAGCGGAAGAGGCACTTAGCGAAGCAAAAGGAAAAATGAATGATCGCTATCGATTAGGCTACCATATCATGGCCCCTGCTAACTGGATAAATGATCCCAATGGTTTAGTCTATTATAAAGGCGAATATCATGTGTTTTATCAACATAATCCTTTGGATGAAAATTGGGGACCCATGCACTGGGGGCACGTGAAAAGTAAGGACCTTGTCCATTGGGAGCACCTGCCTATTGCTTTAACTCCCGGAGACGCTTGTGATACCGATGGTTGTTTTTCCGGCAGTGCCGTAGATAACGATGGTGAATTAACGTTAGTTTATACAGGTCATCACTATACGGATAAAGAAAAAGACATCTTCTATCAAAATCAAAACATTGCAGTCAGTAAAGATGGAATTACTTTTGAAAAAGCAAGTGAAAATCCAGTCATTGACCATCCACCTGCAGATAGCGCGCATCACTTCCGAGATCCAAAGGTCTGGAAGCATGATGACACATGGTATATGGTTTTAGGCAACGCGACTCAAGATAAAGTAGGAAGGGCTATCCTATACCGCTCGCCTGACCTTCGTCATTGGGATTACAGAGGAGTGCTTGCACAAAGTGACGGTACGCTTGGGTATATGTGGGAATGTCCTGATTTTTTCGAATTGAATGGTAAACATATTTTAATGATTTCACCCCAAGGAATCGAAGCGGAAGGGGACGCCTATAATAACCTTTTTCAAACCGGATATTTGGTAGGGGACTATGATTATGATACAAACGAGTTTAGTCATGGTCCTTTTACCGAATTAGATCATGGACATGACTTTTATGCTGTTCAAACTTTATTGGATGATGAAGGACGTAGGGTTGCGATTGGATGGATGGATATGTGGGAGTCAAACATGCCGACCAAAGCAGATGGATGGTGTGGTGCCTTGACATTGCCGCGCGAAATCACGCTAGGTGACCAATTGGAAATATTGATGAATCCAGTTGAAGAGATTACCTTATTGCGAGAAACCGAACACAATGAATGTAAAAAACGACCGATTTTGGAGAATTACTTGATTGATACAAAAGAAGACCTGATCGAGGTGAAAGCCGTTTTCGATTTAACGGATGCTAACGCCCGATCTGTCGGTTTGAAGGTTCGCGGAGTCGAGCAGGAGGAGCTTATTCTAAGCTATGATGTAGAAGAAGGGCAGCTAACACTTGATTGCTCCAAGTTTGGAAAAATGAAAGACGGTGTTAGAAAGGCACCTCTAAATGCGAAAGACTTACTCTCTTTGCGGATATTCCTTGACCGATCGTCGATCGAAGTATTTGCCAACAATGGACAAACAAGCATGACAAGCCGTATCTATCCGAAAGAAGAGAGGCTTGGCATCGAGCTATTTACAGTGAATGGTGCTGTGCAAATCGACGAATTAACTTACTGGACGCTACAAGACACATGGAAATGA
- a CDS encoding MFS transporter — MATTRNDSKRLYWKLSAYFFFFFFTWSSSYSLFSIWLGQEIHLDGAATGIIFSINAIFALCMQPIYGYISDRIGLKKNILFFISMLLIFVGPFYIFVYGPLLQYHLFLGAAVGGIYLGISFLAGIGAIESYIEKVSRKYEFEYGKSRMWGSLGWASATFFAGQQFNVNPNINFWVASASAIILVAIILSVKIEMTDYEMDKADSVTLKDVGGLFLLKDFWFLMMYVMGVTCVYAVYDQQFPLYYASLFPTVAMGNQVFGYLNSFQVLLEAGMLFAAPFIVNKIGAKNSLILAGALMSFRIIGSGLVDGPIGISSMKLIHALELPIMLIAIFKYLAANFDTRLSSILYLVGFHFTSQVGASILSPIAGQLYDSIGFRQAYIIMGIVALCFTFLSIFTLLNPKKNTNFNNNEKNLSQVV; from the coding sequence ATGGCAACTACAAGGAATGATTCAAAAAGGCTGTACTGGAAATTGAGTGCCTATTTTTTCTTTTTCTTTTTCACATGGTCTTCCAGTTACTCGTTATTTTCCATTTGGTTGGGACAGGAGATACACTTGGATGGGGCAGCGACAGGAATCATCTTCTCCATCAATGCTATTTTTGCCTTATGCATGCAGCCAATATATGGTTATATTTCCGACAGGATAGGTTTAAAGAAGAACATCTTGTTCTTCATCAGTATGTTGCTCATCTTTGTAGGACCGTTTTATATTTTCGTTTACGGGCCGCTCTTGCAATACCATCTTTTTTTAGGGGCAGCGGTTGGGGGAATTTACTTAGGCATATCGTTCCTGGCTGGAATTGGCGCGATTGAATCGTACATTGAAAAAGTCAGTCGGAAATATGAATTCGAATATGGAAAGTCGAGAATGTGGGGTTCATTGGGATGGGCATCAGCGACATTTTTTGCCGGTCAGCAATTCAACGTGAATCCGAATATCAATTTTTGGGTGGCATCGGCATCAGCGATCATATTGGTTGCCATCATCCTGTCTGTAAAGATAGAAATGACAGATTACGAGATGGACAAAGCGGATTCTGTAACCTTGAAGGATGTTGGAGGACTTTTCTTACTGAAGGATTTTTGGTTTTTGATGATGTACGTAATGGGAGTGACCTGCGTCTACGCCGTGTATGATCAACAATTCCCACTTTATTACGCATCCTTATTCCCGACTGTTGCCATGGGGAACCAAGTATTTGGCTATCTGAATTCGTTCCAAGTATTGTTGGAGGCAGGCATGCTATTCGCTGCTCCATTCATCGTGAATAAAATCGGGGCAAAGAACAGTTTGATTTTAGCCGGGGCATTGATGTCCTTCAGAATCATTGGTTCAGGCCTTGTGGATGGCCCGATCGGAATTTCATCCATGAAATTAATTCATGCCCTGGAATTGCCGATCATGTTGATTGCCATTTTCAAATATTTAGCTGCTAACTTTGATACACGTTTATCCTCCATTTTATATTTGGTTGGATTTCATTTCACCTCCCAGGTAGGGGCATCGATCCTTTCACCGATCGCGGGGCAATTATACGATAGTATAGGCTTCCGCCAGGCATATATTATCATGGGAATCGTGGCATTATGCTTTACGTTCCTTTCCATATTCACTCTCTTGAACCCTAAAAAGAATACAAACTTCAATAATAATGAGAAGAATCTATCTCAAGTAGTCTAG
- a CDS encoding carbohydrate ABC transporter permease, which yields MQRKFGPLTILEYVCLVLLAVLFIFPLIWMVASSMKPEAEVYNNMNTLKAFLPSFHISEWFVSYSQVLSRFHLIGYIGNSLFYGACVAIGSIIINGMAGYAFAKLKFSGKKLLFGILLALLIVPFETILISQFTIIHKLGLVDTRLAVILPALAGAFNIYLFRNFFMAIPESVIESAKLDGANNWQVFWRIMLPMSKPAVATVGTLAFIGSWNDYIWPLMVLTDKSKFPIQVAITAINSTDPVYINQVMAVLTISTIPLILIYIVAQRYILEGLGGSGTGIK from the coding sequence ATGCAAAGGAAATTCGGGCCCTTAACCATTCTTGAATACGTTTGCTTGGTTCTGTTAGCGGTACTATTCATTTTCCCGCTGATTTGGATGGTAGCATCCTCGATGAAACCAGAGGCAGAGGTATACAATAATATGAATACATTGAAGGCCTTCCTTCCATCCTTTCATATCTCGGAATGGTTTGTATCCTACAGTCAGGTTCTGTCACGCTTTCATTTAATCGGTTACATCGGCAATAGTTTGTTTTATGGAGCGTGTGTGGCGATCGGTTCGATCATTATCAATGGGATGGCCGGGTATGCATTCGCTAAGCTCAAATTCAGCGGAAAAAAACTGTTGTTCGGGATCTTGTTGGCGCTTTTGATCGTACCATTCGAAACGATCTTAATCTCCCAATTCACCATAATTCACAAACTAGGGTTAGTGGACACACGTCTCGCCGTTATCTTGCCGGCATTGGCAGGAGCATTCAATATTTATTTGTTCAGGAACTTCTTCATGGCGATTCCGGAATCCGTTATCGAATCGGCAAAATTGGATGGTGCGAACAATTGGCAGGTCTTCTGGCGAATCATGCTGCCGATGTCAAAGCCGGCTGTCGCCACAGTTGGAACATTGGCGTTCATCGGAAGCTGGAATGATTATATCTGGCCGCTGATGGTCTTGACGGACAAGTCGAAATTCCCCATCCAGGTGGCGATAACGGCCATCAACAGTACCGATCCAGTTTACATCAATCAGGTCATGGCTGTATTGACGATATCCACGATTCCCTTGATTCTTATTTATATCGTGGCACAGCGATACATCTTGGAAGGCCTCGGGGGCTCGGGAACTGGCATTAAGTAG
- a CDS encoding sugar ABC transporter permease, producing MSKMGWKTNGLAYTYLKSEKGLRARIHWKDNMIAYAFLGPALLILSMFLVIPVIMAVYYAFTDYYLLTPDMRKFVGLDNFFHLFKDPIFLKSLLNTLKFVVFVIPLQVGSALGMALLLNKQRRANTFFKVAYFSPVVMSLVVISVLWLYLLNPNEGIINNALRYIGISAQPFLTSPKQAIFTIVVVSAWQGAGFQMLIFLAGLQNIPMDVYEAAQMDGMNKWHRFIYITLPLLKPTSVFIFITTLIGAFKLLVQPMVMTQGGPMNSTMTVVYYIYQTGFTDRMVGYASSMALLFGTIIGIVTLAQRKLVKEDDD from the coding sequence ATGAGTAAAATGGGATGGAAAACGAACGGCTTGGCCTACACGTATCTGAAATCGGAGAAAGGTTTGAGGGCTCGGATCCACTGGAAGGATAATATGATCGCTTATGCGTTTTTGGGTCCCGCATTATTGATTTTGTCGATGTTTCTCGTAATACCGGTAATCATGGCAGTCTATTATGCATTTACCGATTATTATTTACTTACACCCGATATGCGTAAATTTGTGGGTCTGGATAACTTTTTCCATTTATTCAAAGACCCGATATTCCTCAAAAGTTTGTTGAATACACTCAAATTCGTAGTTTTCGTGATTCCATTGCAGGTAGGGTCAGCGCTCGGTATGGCCCTCCTGTTAAATAAACAACGAAGGGCCAATACGTTTTTTAAAGTAGCCTATTTCAGTCCCGTCGTCATGTCACTTGTGGTCATATCCGTTCTTTGGCTATATTTGCTGAATCCGAATGAAGGCATCATCAATAACGCACTTAGATACATCGGGATTTCAGCCCAACCATTTTTGACGAGTCCAAAGCAGGCAATATTTACGATCGTTGTTGTTTCGGCTTGGCAAGGGGCTGGATTTCAGATGCTGATTTTCCTGGCTGGATTGCAGAATATCCCAATGGATGTATACGAAGCGGCACAGATGGATGGCATGAACAAATGGCACAGATTCATTTATATCACCTTACCTTTATTGAAGCCGACTTCCGTGTTTATCTTCATCACCACGTTGATCGGGGCATTTAAACTGTTGGTCCAACCGATGGTCATGACACAAGGTGGGCCGATGAATTCCACCATGACGGTTGTCTATTACATTTATCAAACAGGATTTACGGATCGGATGGTCGGTTATGCCAGCTCGATGGCGCTTTTGTTCGGTACCATCATTGGAATAGTTACGCTTGCGCAACGAAAATTGGTCAAGGAGGACGATGATTGA
- a CDS encoding sugar ABC transporter substrate-binding protein has protein sequence MKKLLFVGMSLLLMFAAVGCSNSESVDGDGKKKITMWVHVSDDNEEGKVYKKRVEAFNKEYASDDIEAKIEFIPRSGNGGGYEDKVNAALTTSTLPDVITLDGPNTAAYAKSGVISPLDEYVKDQDDLLPSIKQQGTYQDKLYAIGVSESSVGIYYNKKMFQEAGIDLKTLPTVDSPWTWTQFLELCKTLTDKYKKPAIDMQLQAKDEMLTYALTPFVWSAGGDLVSKDGKKVEGVFNQAPTVEAMDFIQTMLKEGYTTRTPVKQAFETEKYPMKFSGVWTVTDLKTNFPKVEYGVMPYPVSPTTKKLVSPSGSWQFAMTQTSENKEWSAKLVDWMTNKESNIELSRSIAALPVRYSSEKVMTKEFSEQMNVFMKQLKETGHARPVTPAYPQVTRAFQQAIDDISFYDQNRDIQKVLDTRAEEMQSAVDKAN, from the coding sequence ATGAAAAAATTACTTTTTGTCGGGATGTCATTATTATTGATGTTTGCAGCGGTAGGTTGCAGTAATAGTGAAAGCGTGGATGGAGATGGGAAAAAGAAAATCACGATGTGGGTCCACGTTTCTGATGATAATGAAGAAGGAAAGGTATACAAAAAACGCGTGGAAGCGTTTAACAAGGAATATGCCTCTGATGATATAGAAGCTAAAATTGAATTCATTCCGCGCAGCGGAAATGGCGGGGGCTACGAAGATAAAGTGAATGCAGCCCTTACGACCAGCACCCTGCCGGATGTCATCACATTGGATGGGCCCAATACAGCCGCGTATGCCAAATCCGGTGTCATTTCGCCGTTGGATGAATATGTGAAAGACCAGGATGACTTGCTTCCAAGCATTAAGCAGCAGGGAACCTATCAAGACAAGCTTTACGCGATCGGTGTGAGTGAATCATCCGTGGGCATTTACTACAACAAAAAAATGTTCCAAGAAGCCGGAATCGATTTGAAAACGCTGCCAACGGTCGATTCTCCTTGGACGTGGACCCAATTCCTTGAGCTTTGTAAAACGCTAACAGATAAATACAAAAAACCAGCGATAGATATGCAATTACAAGCGAAAGATGAAATGCTGACATACGCACTGACTCCCTTTGTTTGGTCAGCTGGGGGTGACCTTGTTTCGAAAGATGGCAAGAAGGTCGAGGGTGTCTTCAATCAAGCTCCTACCGTCGAAGCCATGGATTTCATCCAAACGATGCTGAAGGAAGGATATACGACACGGACTCCGGTCAAACAAGCGTTTGAAACAGAAAAATATCCTATGAAATTCAGCGGTGTATGGACCGTAACCGATTTGAAGACCAACTTCCCGAAAGTGGAGTATGGCGTGATGCCTTATCCGGTCTCACCAACTACAAAGAAATTGGTTTCTCCTTCAGGCAGCTGGCAATTTGCGATGACGCAAACCTCGGAAAATAAAGAATGGTCGGCAAAATTGGTCGATTGGATGACGAATAAAGAATCCAATATCGAGCTGAGCCGTTCGATTGCAGCATTGCCCGTTCGGTATTCTTCGGAAAAAGTAATGACGAAAGAATTTTCCGAGCAAATGAATGTCTTCATGAAGCAATTAAAGGAAACAGGGCATGCACGCCCCGTGACACCAGCTTATCCGCAAGTGACGCGTGCCTTCCAGCAAGCGATCGATGATATCAGCTTCTATGATCAAAATCGTGATATTCAGAAAGTTCTGGATACACGTGCTGAAGAAATGCAATCAGCTGTCGATAAGGCCAATTGA